The genomic interval ATACCCATAGAGGAAAATTTAATATACAAAGCCGGAAAATTATTTTTAAAAGAATTTCACGTCAAAGGTGGATTCAGAGTTGATGTTAAAAAGAATATTCCGCTCGGAGGTGGTCTTGGTGGAGGCAGTAGTGATGCAACCACAACTATAATTGCACTCAACAGGCTGTATGATGTTGCAGCCTCCTATCACAATTTGCAAAAAGTAACTAATATGATAGGCTCTGACTGTGGTTTTTTTTTAAGTGGTGCCAGACTTGCTAAAGGGTGGGGAAGAGGTGAAAATATCAAAGTAATACATGCTCCGATTTTGACAAATGTTGCAATTGTCAATCCGGGACTTCATATTTCCACTCCTGAAGCCTATTCTATGCTTAATCGCAATTCACGTTATATGGTTGATATAGATTATGAGAAATTTATTGAAGAATATCATCACGAACCTTCAAGATTTAAGGACTTCTTGACTAATGACTTCGAAGATGTAATTTTTGAAAAGTATCCTGAAATAAAACTAATCAAAGAAAGACTATACGAAATGGGTGCTGATTTTGCACTTATGTCTGGTAGTGGTTCGACTGTATTTGGTTTGTTTGATACAGAAATCAAAATAAACGATTTGCAGAAAGAATTTCCTGACTATTTTTGTTATGTTTCGGCATAATTTTTGTTTTAAGATTAATTAACATGAAATTTACAAGAAATCTATTTCATTTACGTTTTTAAAGTTGAAATTTACAAGAGAATATTATCTTATGAGCATCGAAGAAATTTTTGATAATTATAATACAATCGCAGTTTACGGGATGTCAAAACAGCCTTATAAACCTTCTCATACAGTTCCGTTATTTATGAAAAAACAAGGTTACAACGTTATACCTATTAATCCTACTACCGGGCAGATTTCAAATTTAACTGCATACAAGAATATCGCTGATATCCCCGAGGAAATTGATATTTTGAATGTTTTCAGACCATCTGAAGTAGCTCTGGATGTTATAAAGGAGGCAGTTGAACGGAAAAATACGCGTGGTGACATCAAAGTTATTTGGCTTCAGCAGGACATTGTCAGTCCGGAAGGCAAATTGCTTGCTGAAGCAAATGGTATAGAATACATTGAAGATAAATGTATGTACAGAGAATATATCATATTGAGCAAATAAAATATTTTTTTAAATTTTTCCAACTATTAACGACAAATTAAAATAAAATTTGTAACAAAACAGTATTTTTAGTTATATTTGTTTTTGATAATGTGCAAAAAAATAATTAATTGGAGAATTCTATAGAAAACTGCTACGATTTAGATAATTTTTCGTCAAGAATGTTTTAGATACTAAAATTCGGTATGAGATTTGAGATAAAAAACATTTACTCAATGTATGTGTCAGTTATTGTGTAAGTAAAATTTTGCGTTGCAGTTTGAAGAAGTCAGCTCCGGTCATATTGTTACTCTGTATGCTTTTTACAGGGAAAAGTTATTCTTATAATAACTTTTCTTTTATATATTACTCAAACCCCTTAAGCAATCTTGCAGGTAGCCAACTGCCCTCCTGGTTTTTCTTAAATTACAACTTCTTTCTGCCGATATACCTTCAAAGCGAATGGGAGCTTGAAGATAATCCTCTATTTCAGCGTGATACTGTTTCAACTTATCACTTTGCTACACCAACATATCTCAAAAAGCCTGATGTTCAAAGGACAAATTTTTACGACCATAAGTTTGGGTTAAACCAGCAAAATCAGCCTGATGGACTTAATGTCAGAAAATCAATGGATGAAATGGGAGAAAAATTTGTTTCTGTCGAGATGGTTGATTCAAATGAAGTCGGCATACCTTATGTGATGAATTTGGACGAATATACTAAAATCAGACAAAAGCAATTACAACAGCAAATCTGGGACTCCCTTCTAACAAGATATGACCTGACAATGGCTCTGTCTCAGGGAGACCTCGCAAGACTTATCGGCTCTGCGACGGGACTTACGATTCCAGTGCCACCAAATCCTGTTATGAGCATATTCGGT from Ignavibacteriota bacterium carries:
- the ispE gene encoding 4-(cytidine 5'-diphospho)-2-C-methyl-D-erythritol kinase, producing MNVLNYYAYSKINLGLQVLNLRKDGYHNINTVFYLINLYDELTFSKSDTIEIITEPELNIPIEENLIYKAGKLFLKEFHVKGGFRVDVKKNIPLGGGLGGGSSDATTTIIALNRLYDVAASYHNLQKVTNMIGSDCGFFLSGARLAKGWGRGENIKVIHAPILTNVAIVNPGLHISTPEAYSMLNRNSRYMVDIDYEKFIEEYHHEPSRFKDFLTNDFEDVIFEKYPEIKLIKERLYEMGADFALMSGSGSTVFGLFDTEIKINDLQKEFPDYFCYVSA
- a CDS encoding CoA-binding protein; protein product: MSIEEIFDNYNTIAVYGMSKQPYKPSHTVPLFMKKQGYNVIPINPTTGQISNLTAYKNIADIPEEIDILNVFRPSEVALDVIKEAVERKNTRGDIKVIWLQQDIVSPEGKLLAEANGIEYIEDKCMYREYIILSK